A region from the Dehalococcoides mccartyi CG5 genome encodes:
- a CDS encoding winged helix-turn-helix domain-containing protein, protein MKILIMCGDPQVLKDLVLCLKIRYQNLEYTVSDNITEGTGLIETLSPDLIILDSYLLDSTTQNIIISIREFSDIPIIILNTIGEIGSKVQFLEDGADECIEKPINGIECQAVTNALLRRNMNLGFKAESTIPISNGLEVNFNRRELTQSGIPVHLTPIEFSLLALLARNSGQVLTYRMLLEKVWGTEYSGDLNLLKKHIHNLRAKIEVNPEYPKIIVTERGLGYSLIRQF, encoded by the coding sequence TGCGGTGATCCCCAAGTATTAAAAGACCTGGTGTTGTGCCTCAAAATCCGTTACCAAAATCTGGAATACACAGTATCTGACAATATTACCGAAGGGACAGGGTTAATTGAAACACTATCGCCTGACCTTATCATTCTGGATTCCTATTTATTGGATTCAACAACCCAAAATATAATTATTAGTATTCGTGAATTCTCTGATATACCCATTATTATCCTTAATACGATTGGAGAAATCGGTAGCAAAGTCCAGTTTTTGGAAGATGGGGCAGATGAATGTATAGAAAAGCCAATTAACGGTATTGAGTGTCAAGCGGTTACCAATGCGCTTTTACGTCGTAATATGAATCTGGGATTTAAAGCTGAAAGCACCATTCCTATCAGCAATGGTCTGGAAGTAAATTTTAACAGGCGGGAACTTACTCAATCCGGTATCCCTGTTCATCTGACACCTATTGAATTTAGCTTATTAGCCCTGCTTGCTAGAAACAGCGGGCAGGTGCTCACCTACAGGATGCTATTAGAAAAGGTATGGGGAACAGAATATAGCGGAGATTTGAATCTCTTGAAAAAGCATATCCATAATCTGAGAGCTAAAATAGAGGTAAACCCGGAATATCCTAAAATTATTGTTACTGAAA